The window AACGTGCCGGCCGACGTGCCGCGTTATCACGTCGAGGCGCAGGACCACGGCCTCGCGAAGAGCCTTGACAACAAGCTCATCGAACGGTCGCGTCCCGCCATCGAGAAGGGCGAGAAGGTGCAGTTCATCGAGGTCGCGCGCAACGTCAACCGTTCCGTGGGCGCCATGCTCTCCGGCGCGCTGACCAAGGTGCATCCGCAGGGCCTGCCCGACGATTCGATCCGCATCCAGCTCGAGGGTACCGGCGGCCAGTCCTTCGGCGCCTTCCTGGCGCGCGGCATCACGCTCTACCTCATCGGCGACGCCAACGACTACACCGGCAAGGGCCTGTCGGGCGGTCGCGTGGTAGTGCGCCCCAGCCTGGACTTCCGCGGCGAGGCCATCCGCAACACCATCGTCGGCAACACCGCGCTGTATGGCGCGACCACCGGCGAGGCCTTCCTCAGCGGCGTCGCGGGCGAGCGCTTCGCGGTACGCCTGTCGGGTGCGACCGCGGTAGTCGAAGGCACGGGTGACCACGGCTGCGAGTACATGACGGGCGGCACGGTCGTGGTGCTCGGCAAGACCGGGCGCAACTTCGCGGCCGGCATGAGCGGTGGCGTCGCTTTCGTCTACGACGAGGACGGCCAGTTCGCGACGCGCTGCAACCTGGCCATGGTCTCGCTCGACAAGGTGCTGACCACGGCCGAGCAGACGGCGAGCGTGCATCGCAAGATCTGGCACGAGGGCGAGACCGACGAGGCCAAGCTCAAGAAGCTGCTGGAAGACCACCACCGCTGGACCGGCAGCAAGCGTGCGCGCGAGCTGCTCGACACCTGGGCCGTGGCTCGCACGCGCTTTGTCAAGGTGTTCCCGAACGAGTACAAGCGCGCCCTGGCCGAGATCCACGACCGCAAGGTCGAGCTCACGAGCAGCGGCAACAACGCGCACGTGGGCCTCGAGCCGCATGCGATGACGAAGCCGGCCGTGGCGGCCTGAGCACCGCGACAGACGAAGAACAGAACCAGGAAATCACGATGGGAAAAATCACGGGCTTCATGGAGCACGAGCGCATCGAGGAGGGCTACAAGCCCGTCGAAGAGCGCGTCAGGCACTACAAGGAATTCGTCATCGGCCTCGATGCCCAGCAGGCCAAGGTGCAGGGTGCCCGCTGCATGGACTGCGGCACGCCGTTTTGCAACAGCGGCTGCCCGGTCAACAACATCATTCCGGACTTCAACGACCTGGTTTACCGCAATGACTGGCAGAACGCCTTCACGGTGCTGGATTCGACCAACAACTTCCCCGAGTTCACCGGCCGCATCTGCCCCGCGCCCTGCGAGGCGGCCTGCGTGCTCAACGTGAACGACGATCCGGTCGGCATCAAGTCGATCGAGCACGCAATCATCGATCGCGCGTGGGAGGAGCAATGGGTTGCGGCGCGTCCGGCCAGGCACAGGACCGGCAAGAAGGTCGCGGTGGTGGGCTCCGGGCCGGCCGGCATGGCAGCTGCGCAGCAACTCGCCCGCGTCGGCCACGACGTCACCTTGTTCGAGAAGAACGACCGCATCGGCGGCCTGCTGCGCTACGGCATCCCCGACTTCAAGATGGAGAAGGTGCACATCGACCGCCGCGTCGAGCAGATGAAGGCCGAGGGCGTGGTGTTCCGAACGGGCGTGGTGGTCGGTGCGGCCAAGGACCCGCTGGGCAAAGGCTCCAAGGTGACCAACTGGGCCAAAGAGACGGTGACGCCCGAGCAGCTCGACAAGGAATTCGACGCCGTTGTCCTGACGGGCGGTGCCGAGCAGTCACGCGACCTGCCGGTGCCCGGTCGCGATCTCGACGGCATTCATTTCGCGATGGAGTTCCTGCCGCAGCAGAACAAGGTCAACGCGGGTGACAAGGTCAAGGGCCAGATCCGCGCGGATGGCAAGCACGTGATCGTCATCGGCGGCGGCGACACCGGCTCCGACTGCGTGGGCACCAGCAATCGCCACGGCGCCGCCAGCGTCACGCAGTTCGAGCTGATGCCGCAACCGCCCGAAGAAGAGAACCGGCCGCTGACCTGGCCGTACTGGCCGTACAAGCTGCGCACCAGTTCCAGCCACGAGGAGGGCTGCGAGCGCGAGTTCGCGATTTCCACGAAGGAATTCATCGGCGAGAAGGGCAAGGTCACCGGCCTCAAGACGGTGCGCGTCGAGTGGAAGGACGGCAAGATGATCGAGGTGCCGGGCACCGAGACGGTGCTGAAGGCCGACCTGGTGCTGCTCGCCATGGGCTTCGTGAGCCCCGTCGCCGGCGTGCTGGATGCCTTCGGCGTCGAAAAGGATGCCCGTGGCAATGCCAAGGCCGGCGTCGACTTCGTTGGCGGCTATGCCACCAACGTCCCCAAGGTGTTCGCCGCCGGCGACATCCGCCGCGGGCAGTCGCTCGTGGTGTGGGCGATCCGCGAAGGGCGCCAGGCGGCCCGCGCCGTCGACGAGTTCTTGATGGGCTACAGCGACCTGCCGCGCTGAAGGCCTCGAATCAGGCGGGGGTTGGCCCCTCAGTTCGGTGGATGGGCACGGGCTGTGCTTGATTTATCATGGACGGCTACCGCAAGCCGGGGATGCCTCAGGCGCCCCGGCTTTTCTGTTGCCCATGAACCCACCCGAGTCCTCACTGGTTGAATTCCGCGATGTCCGTTTCGGCTACGGCGAACGCGCGATCCTCGACAGCGTTTCCTTCACCGTGCCCCGCGGCAAGGTGACGGCACTCATGGGGGCTTCCGGGGGCGGCAAGACCACCGTGCTGCGCCTGGTCGGCGGCCAGGTGCGCGCCCACCGCGGCGAAGTGCTGTTCGACGGCCAGGACATCGGCAAGGCGGGCAGCGACGCACTCTATGCCGCGCGTCGCCGCATGGGCATGCTGTTCCAGTTCGGCGCCCTGTTCACCGACATGAGCGTGTTCGACAACGTCGCCTTTCCTCTGCGCGAGCACACGCCGCTCTCCGAAGCGCTGGTGCGCGACATCGTGCTCATGAAGCTCGATGCGGTCGGCCTGCGCGGCGCACGCCACCTGATGCCCAGCGAAGTTTCCGGCGGCATGGCGCGGCGCGTCGCGCTGGCCCGGGCCATCGCGCTCGATCCCCAACTGGTCATGTACGACGAGCCCTTTGCCGGCCTCGACCCGATCTCGCTCGGTACCGCCGCGCGCCTGATCCGGCAGCTCAATGACACGCTGGGGCTCACCAGCATGGTGGTGTCGCACGACCTGGAAGAGACCTTTCGCATCGCGGACCACGTGATCATCCTGGCCAACGGCGGCGTTGCGGCAGAGGGCCGGCCGGAGGAAGTGCGCCGCAGCGGCGATCCGCTGGTCCATCAGTTCGTCAATGCGCTTCCGGACGGGCCTGTGCATTTCCACTATCCCGGGCTCCCGGTGGAGCAGGACTTCGGCAACAACGCTCACGGGGAGCGGGGATGAGCTGGTACAGGCCGGCCGACGTGGGCTTTGCCGTGCGCTCCAAGCTGGGCGATCTCGGCATGGGCGCGCGCCTGTTCCTGCGCCTCACGCTGCGCGGCGCGGGCAGCCTGCGCCGCTTCGGCCTGGTGCGCGACCAGATCCATTTCCTCGGCAATTACTCGCTCGCGATCATCGCCGTCTCCGGTCTCTTCGTCGGCTTCGTTCTCGGGCTGCAGGGCTACTACACGCTGCAGCGCTACGGCTCCTCGGAGGCGCTCGGCCTGCTGGTCGCGCTGAGCCTGGTGCGCGAGCTCGGCCCCGTGGTTTCGGCCTTGCTGTTCGCGGGGCGCGCGGGGACGTCGTTGACTGCGGAGATCGGCCTGATGAAAGCGGGCGAGCAGCTCAGCGCCATGGAGATGATGGCGGTCGACCCGGTGCAGCGCATCCTGGCGCCGCGCTTCTGGGCCGGCGTGATCACCATGCCGCTGCTCGCGGCCGTGTTCAGCGCGGTCGGCGTGGTCGGCGGCTGGGTGGTCGGCGTGCTGATGCTCGGCGTCGATCCGGGGGCATTCTGGGGGCAGATGCAGGGCGGGGTCGATGTCTGGCGCGACGTGGGCAACGGCGTGGTCAAGAGCGTCGTCTTCGGATTTACCGTCACCTTCATCGCGCTGCTGCAGGGCTTCGAGGCCCAGCCGACGCCCGAAGGCGTGTCGCGTGCCACCACCCGCACCGTGGTCGTGGCCTCGCTCGCGGTACTGGGGCTCGACTTCCTGCTGACCGCGATGATGTTCAGTATCTAGAAAGCTAAAGGCGCTTCATGCAACGTTCCAAGAATGACGTCTGGGTTGGCTTGTTCGTGCTTATCGGGGCGGCGGCACTGCTGTTCCTCGCGCTGCAGTCCGCCAACCTCTTGAGCCTGAATTTCCAGAAGACCTATTCCGTCAGCGCCCGGTTCGACAACGTTGGCGGCCTGAAGCCGCAGACCGCGGTCAAGAGCGCGGGCGTGGTGGTCGGCCGCGTCGAATCGATCACGTTCGACGACAAGATTTTCCAGGCCAGCGTCACGCTGGCTTTGCAGAGCCGTTACAGTTTCCCCAAAGACAGTTCCCTCAAGATCCTGACGAGCGGCCTCCTTGGCGAGCAGTACATCGGAATCGAAGCAGGGGCTGAGGAGAAGACCCTTCAAGCTGGCGACATCATCACCTCGACGCAGTCGGCCGTCGTGCTGGAGAACCTGATCGGACAGTTCCTCTACAGCAAGGCGGCCGATGGCAGTACGCCATCGGGCAATGGCAACAAGAAATGAAAACACGATCCCCCCTCGATTTGCCGTGCCTGCCGCGCGGCACCGCCTCGGCCGTGCGCTGCCTGGGTGCTGTTGCAGCGCTCGCCATTGCTACCGGCTGCGCTTCCGGGCCGAAGGCCAATCCGGCCGACCCGTTCGAACCCTTCAATCGCGGCGTCACGCGCTTCAACGACGTGGTCGACGACGCGGTGCTGGTCCCGGCGGCAACGGCCTATCGCCGCGTGCTGCCTTCTTTCGTGCGCACGGGGGTCAATAACTTCTTCGGCAACCTGTCCGATGTCTGGAGCTTTGCCAACAGCGTGCTGCAGCTCAAGCTGCAGAACAGCGCCCAGACCTTCATGCGCGTGAACGTCAACACCGTCTTCGGGCTCGGCGGGTTGCTGGACATTGCCACCGAGGCCGGCATCGACCGCCACTCCGAAGACTTCGGCCAGACCCTGGGCCGTTGGGGCGTGCCGAGCGGCCCGTACGTGGTGCTGCCGCTGCTGGGCTCCTCGACAGTGCGCGACACGGCCGCCCTGACGATCGATCGGCAAGGGGATCTGCTGAACCAGATCAACGACATTCCGTGGCGCAACTCGCTCTACTTTGTTCGCGTGATCGACGCGCGATCGAACTTTTTGCGTGCCAGCCAACTGATCGACGACGCGGCGCTCGACAAGTACACATTCACGCGCGATGCCTATCTGCAGCGCCGACATAACGAGGTGCATGACGGAGACTTGCCGAACGAAGGCAACTGACCGTGCGTGCGGCGCTTGCATTCCGTTGCGCGCTTTGCACAAGGGCGGGAACCCCGCGGACAGGCTTCCGTTCCAATTGGCTTGCCACGGGTCGCAACGGCTCGAAACTTTCAACAAGGGAAACACGATGATTCAGATCCTGCAACGACGCTCCCTGGGGCGCCTGATGCTGGCCGGTCTGCTGCTTGCAGGCGCCGCTGCCTTCGTGAGGCCGGTCCATGCCGCCGACGAGGCGCCGGATGCGCTGGTCAAACGCCTGTCGAGCGACGTCCTCGAGACCATCAAGGCCGACAAGTCGATCAAGGCTGGCGACGTCAACAAGATCATGGTCCTGGTCGATACCAAGATCATGCCGAACGTCAATTTCCAGCGCATGACCGCATCCGCCGTCGGGCCCGCATGGCGCCAGGCGACGCCCGAGCAGCAGCAGCGGCTGCAGGAAGAGTTCAAGAAGCTGCTGGTGCGTACCTACGCCGGCGCGCTCGACCAGGTCAGTGACCAGACCGTGGCCGTGCGCCCCTTCCGCGGTTCGCCCGACGACAAGGAGGTGCTGGTGCGCACGGAAGTCCGTGGAGGCGGCGACCCGGTGCAGCTCGACTACCGCCTCGAGAAAACGCCTGGCGAGGCGGGTGGATGGAAGATCTACAACTTCAATGTGCTGGGCGTGTGGCTGGTCGATACCTACCGCAGCCAGTTCGCGCAGGAGATCAATGCCAAGGGCATCGACGGCCTGATCACCGCACTCGCCGAGCGCAACAAGCGCAACGGCAAGAGCTGAGTATCGATGCTGGTCCTGCCGCCCAAGCTGACGCACGACGAGGCGCCGGCCTGCGTGCTCATGCTGCGGCAAGGGCTCGCGGGGCAGGCTGCCTCGTCCACCGTGGTTGATGCCAGCGCGCTCGCGCAGTTCGACTCCTCGGCGCTTGCGGTGCTGCTCGAATGCCGGCGTGAATCCAGTGCAATGGGCCGCGGCTTCGCAGTCAAGGGCCTGCCGCCGCGCCTGCGGGAACTCGCGTCGCTGTATGGTGTGGCGGGCCTTCTGCCTGCAGCGCCATGATCCAGCGGCTGCAACCGGCCCGCCAGGCCTTTGTCCCGCCGGAAAGCGAAAAAACGGCGGGGCCCTAAAATCGCGGGCTCCCATGCCTGCGATCTCCTTCCAATCGGTCTGCAAGACCTATCCTGCCTCGCGCCAGCAGCGTGCCGAGGGAAAAACCGGACTGCGTGCAGTCGACGAGGTCACGTTCCAGATCGAGGAGGGTGAGTTCTTCGGCCTGTTGGGCCCCAATGGGGCCGGCAAGACCACGCTGATCAGCATGCTCGCCGGCCTGTCCAGGCCGACCGCCGGAGCCATCAGCGTCCACGGCTTCGATGTGCAGCGCGAGTACGGCCAGGCTCGCCGGAAGCTCGGCGTGGTTCCGCAGGAGCTGGTGTTCGATCCCTTCTTCAATGTGCGCGAGTCGCTGCGCATCCAGTCGGGCTACTTCGGGATCAAGAACAACGACGACTGGATCGACGAGCTCCTGAGCAGCCTTGGACTGGCCGACAAGGCCGGCGCCAACATGCGCCAGCTCTCCGGCGGGATGAAGCGGCGGGTGCTGGTCGCCCAGGCCCTGGTGCACAAGCCGCCGGTGATCGTGCTGGACGAGCCGACCGCCGGCGTCGACGTGGAACTGCGCCAGACCCTGTGGCAGTTCGTCGCCAAGCTCAACAAGCAGGGCAGCACGGTGCTGCTGACCACCCATTATCTCGAGGAGGCGGAGGCGCTGTGCCACCGCATCGCCATGCTCAAGCAAGGCCGGGTGATTGCGCTGGATCGCACCAGCGAGCTGCTGCGCTCGGCCGCGAGCAACGTGCTGCGCTTCAAGACCGATGGCATGCTGCCCTGGGAATTGGCGCGGCATGCGCGCATCACGGGCCGCATCGTGCAGCTGCCGGCGCAGAACGCACGCGAGGTCGAGCAGTTGCTGGCCGCCATCCGCGAGGCCGGGCTCGACGTGGAAGATGTCGAGATGCGCAAGGCCGATCTGGAAGATGTCTTCATCGACCTCATGGCCGGCGAGCAGACGCCGCTGGAGGTGGCTCGATGATGGTTCACGCGTTGGGTTGGCGAGCGCTGCTCTACAAGGAAACGCTGCGCTTCTGGAAGGTCGGCTTCCAGACCGTCGGCGCGCCGGTGCTCACGGCGCTGCTCTACCTGATGGTCTTTGGCCATGTGCTGGAAGGCCGCGTCACGGTCTACGGCTCGGTCAGCTACACCGCCTTCCTGGTGCCGGGCCTGGTGATGATGAGCGT is drawn from Variovorax sp. PBS-H4 and contains these coding sequences:
- a CDS encoding glutamate synthase subunit beta, producing the protein MGKITGFMEHERIEEGYKPVEERVRHYKEFVIGLDAQQAKVQGARCMDCGTPFCNSGCPVNNIIPDFNDLVYRNDWQNAFTVLDSTNNFPEFTGRICPAPCEAACVLNVNDDPVGIKSIEHAIIDRAWEEQWVAARPARHRTGKKVAVVGSGPAGMAAAQQLARVGHDVTLFEKNDRIGGLLRYGIPDFKMEKVHIDRRVEQMKAEGVVFRTGVVVGAAKDPLGKGSKVTNWAKETVTPEQLDKEFDAVVLTGGAEQSRDLPVPGRDLDGIHFAMEFLPQQNKVNAGDKVKGQIRADGKHVIVIGGGDTGSDCVGTSNRHGAASVTQFELMPQPPEEENRPLTWPYWPYKLRTSSSHEEGCEREFAISTKEFIGEKGKVTGLKTVRVEWKDGKMIEVPGTETVLKADLVLLAMGFVSPVAGVLDAFGVEKDARGNAKAGVDFVGGYATNVPKVFAAGDIRRGQSLVVWAIREGRQAARAVDEFLMGYSDLPR
- a CDS encoding ABC transporter ATP-binding protein, which encodes MNPPESSLVEFRDVRFGYGERAILDSVSFTVPRGKVTALMGASGGGKTTVLRLVGGQVRAHRGEVLFDGQDIGKAGSDALYAARRRMGMLFQFGALFTDMSVFDNVAFPLREHTPLSEALVRDIVLMKLDAVGLRGARHLMPSEVSGGMARRVALARAIALDPQLVMYDEPFAGLDPISLGTAARLIRQLNDTLGLTSMVVSHDLEETFRIADHVIILANGGVAAEGRPEEVRRSGDPLVHQFVNALPDGPVHFHYPGLPVEQDFGNNAHGERG
- the mlaE gene encoding lipid asymmetry maintenance ABC transporter permease subunit MlaE → MSWYRPADVGFAVRSKLGDLGMGARLFLRLTLRGAGSLRRFGLVRDQIHFLGNYSLAIIAVSGLFVGFVLGLQGYYTLQRYGSSEALGLLVALSLVRELGPVVSALLFAGRAGTSLTAEIGLMKAGEQLSAMEMMAVDPVQRILAPRFWAGVITMPLLAAVFSAVGVVGGWVVGVLMLGVDPGAFWGQMQGGVDVWRDVGNGVVKSVVFGFTVTFIALLQGFEAQPTPEGVSRATTRTVVVASLAVLGLDFLLTAMMFSI
- the mlaD gene encoding outer membrane lipid asymmetry maintenance protein MlaD, coding for MQRSKNDVWVGLFVLIGAAALLFLALQSANLLSLNFQKTYSVSARFDNVGGLKPQTAVKSAGVVVGRVESITFDDKIFQASVTLALQSRYSFPKDSSLKILTSGLLGEQYIGIEAGAEEKTLQAGDIITSTQSAVVLENLIGQFLYSKAADGSTPSGNGNKK
- a CDS encoding MlaA family lipoprotein, with the protein product MKTRSPLDLPCLPRGTASAVRCLGAVAALAIATGCASGPKANPADPFEPFNRGVTRFNDVVDDAVLVPAATAYRRVLPSFVRTGVNNFFGNLSDVWSFANSVLQLKLQNSAQTFMRVNVNTVFGLGGLLDIATEAGIDRHSEDFGQTLGRWGVPSGPYVVLPLLGSSTVRDTAALTIDRQGDLLNQINDIPWRNSLYFVRVIDARSNFLRASQLIDDAALDKYTFTRDAYLQRRHNEVHDGDLPNEGN
- a CDS encoding MlaC/ttg2D family ABC transporter substrate-binding protein; the protein is MIQILQRRSLGRLMLAGLLLAGAAAFVRPVHAADEAPDALVKRLSSDVLETIKADKSIKAGDVNKIMVLVDTKIMPNVNFQRMTASAVGPAWRQATPEQQQRLQEEFKKLLVRTYAGALDQVSDQTVAVRPFRGSPDDKEVLVRTEVRGGGDPVQLDYRLEKTPGEAGGWKIYNFNVLGVWLVDTYRSQFAQEINAKGIDGLITALAERNKRNGKS
- a CDS encoding STAS domain-containing protein gives rise to the protein MLVLPPKLTHDEAPACVLMLRQGLAGQAASSTVVDASALAQFDSSALAVLLECRRESSAMGRGFAVKGLPPRLRELASLYGVAGLLPAAP
- a CDS encoding ABC transporter ATP-binding protein, coding for MPAISFQSVCKTYPASRQQRAEGKTGLRAVDEVTFQIEEGEFFGLLGPNGAGKTTLISMLAGLSRPTAGAISVHGFDVQREYGQARRKLGVVPQELVFDPFFNVRESLRIQSGYFGIKNNDDWIDELLSSLGLADKAGANMRQLSGGMKRRVLVAQALVHKPPVIVLDEPTAGVDVELRQTLWQFVAKLNKQGSTVLLTTHYLEEAEALCHRIAMLKQGRVIALDRTSELLRSAASNVLRFKTDGMLPWELARHARITGRIVQLPAQNAREVEQLLAAIREAGLDVEDVEMRKADLEDVFIDLMAGEQTPLEVAR